The Vanrija pseudolonga chromosome 1, complete sequence genomic sequence TGCCGACGTCGGAGAtgtcctgcctgcctggctgtgGTGGTTGTCGATTGCCTGACTTGACACACAAAGCACACAAATCACAACATTTCCTAGCGAATTGCGTCATGCAGCGAAATCAAAATAACCCTTTCGCCATGCGTCGTGCCGCATGACAACAACCAGGTCACCTACGTGCCAGCCTAATGCATCGGTGCCAGCGGCACggctgatgctgctgcatgGAGCCGCCGGTGCGTTCGGCGTGACGGTGTAGCGCTCGgggcagcggtggtggtggtgacggcgacTGAAGTAGTGACTGGCTCGTCGCTCTTGTCGGCAAATGGCTatcgcggcgcgctcgccgtggcCGCTGGCCTTGTCAGGCTCCACCACAACTCCCACCCCACTCTAGCGGAGAcagcctgcctgcgcgcTCGCTTACCCTGGCGCGCGCACGGAGATCACCGAGCGAGCATTAATTTCATGTTGTCAATATGGCGATATGGCGAGCCTGGTAGCAACGGGCTGAgtcaccaccgcccgcctGGCTGGGCTTGTTGGCGGGCTGGCGACTGGTCGCGACACCATGCGTGCGCCAGCGTACGTGCGAGGTTAGTTGCTCCCCGATGCATAagacgcgacgccgacgccgctgatAACTTTTGTCTATCCCCTACTCCGTTCTCGAGTCTATCAGGAGCAGCTCACTAGCTGACCAGTTACCACTCCAACCCACATATCGCTCCGCCCACCAtgtcccccgcccccgccctccccgAGTCCAAGGACCTGTCGTACCACCTCACCAAGCGTGTGCAGGCGCAGACGCCCTCCGTCATGAAGGCGTACGGCAAGCTTCTGCAGGCCCGCAAGACGCCGCCTAcgtcgctcgctggcggTCTCCCCCACCGTAAGTGGCACACAAACAAACACACACGGCGAAGCCACCCAACTTACACACACACCAGACACGCTTTTCCCCCTCCAGAAGGCCGAGTTCCGCATCCCCTCGTTCCAGTCGCTCGACGGTGACGTCGGCTCGTGGATCGACGGCACGGCCGAGACGGAGAACATCCACCTCAAGAAGACTGGCCCTGGCACcgagaacgacgaggacggcatcCTCGACTTCAACCTCATCCTCCAGTACGGCCTGACGAACGGCTACCCCGAGCTGCAcgagaagctcgccgagtaCAACCACCTCGTGCACGGCCAGCCGACGTCCGACCAGAGCGTGTACCTCACCCTCGGCAACACGGACGGCGTGTCCAAGGTGTTCCAGCTCTTCATCGAGCCCGGAGACAACGTCCTCGCAGAGGAGTACTCgttcgcgtcgtcgctcaactctggccgcgcgcgcggtgccgTCTGGTGGCCCGTCAAGATTGACGGCCAGGGTCTCATccccgaggacctcgaccgcgtcctcACCGAGTGGGACGAGGACAAGCAGGGCAAGAAGCCCCACCTCCTCTACACTATCCCCGCTGGCCAGAACCCCACCGGCACCGTgcagcccgccgagcgctACGACGCCATCTACGCCCTGGCGCAGAAGCACGACCTCAtcatcgccgaggacgacccaTACTTCCCCCTCCAGTACACCGCCTACGAGCCCGACCaggagaagcgcgccgcccacctcgctgccgcgcgGGCCAGCCTCCCCCCGCTCCCCGAGAAGcccaacgacgaggacgcgcgcgccgtcgccaaggtcTTCAACGAGTACGCCAACATCCGCTCGTACGCCTCGCGCGATGTCGACGGCCGTGTCCTCCGCATCGACACCTTCTCCAAGGTCTTCGGCCCCGGTATCAGAACCGGCTGGATCACTGCCTCGGCTGGTTTCCAGGACCGCCTCCAGCGTGTCGGTGAGACGTCGACCCAGGTGCCCAACAACGTCGGCCAGGCGCTCCTTGCGTCGTACCTGTCTGACAAGCACTGGGGtgtcggcggctggctgcgcTGGGTGTTTGGTGTCCGTCTCGAGTaccagcgcaagcgcgactacttcctcgacaagctcgccgagtacGCCCCCAAGGACCTCGTGTCGaccgtccccgccctcggcggcatgtTCCAGTGGCTCGAGGTCGCCATCGAGAAGCACCCCCGCTTTgagcgcaccgtcgtcgacggcgtcgagaagACCAACACCCAGGAGCTCACCGACGAGCTCTGGAACTTCAtcctcgagcagggcaaCGTCCTCGTCATGCCCGCAAGGCTCTTCCAGGTCGTCGCTCccaacggcgacgagtcggccCGCTCCAACAAGTTCCGTGCCACCTTTGCCGGCGACCTCCCTACCATTGACAAGGCCCTCAAGGGCTTtggcgagtcggtcgagcTCTTCTTCAAGAAGTAATTTGTTGCAGCAGTGTCACTCATTTCTCTTTATCTCGGTCAGCAAAAGGTGGGCGCACGCCCGTTGTAGTCTATACCATGCATCTTGTGACGTCAGTTGGAGTGGTGTGTAGCGGGCGATGGTGAGACAGTGGGTGATCCAAgacttgtcggcgaggaggttgaggagaTCATGACTGTGTGCTCGTGGGGAACCAGGGTCACGCTGCCCGCCCAATCGCGTAGCTCATCCTCAGCTTGGCTCTATGTCAGCTCGCCCCCGTAAGTGC encodes the following:
- the atrD gene encoding L-tyrosine:2-oxoglutarate aminotransferase atrD, which translates into the protein MSPAPALPESKDLSYHLTKRVQAQTPSVMKAYGKLLQARKTPPTSLAGGLPHHTLFPLQKAEFRIPSFQSLDGDVGSWIDGTAETENIHLKKTGPGTENDEDGILDFNLILQYGLTNGYPELHEKLAEYNHLVHGQPTSDQSVYLTLGNTDGVSKVFQLFIEPGDNVLAEEYSFASSLNSGRARGAVWWPVKIDGQGLIPEDLDRVLTEWDEDKQGKKPHLLYTIPAGQNPTGTVQPAERYDAIYALAQKHDLIIAEDDPYFPLQYTAYEPDQEKRAAHLAAARASLPPLPEKPNDEDARAVAKVFNEYANIRSYASRDVDGRVLRIDTFSKVFGPGIRTGWITASAGFQDRLQRVGETSTQVPNNVGQALLASYLSDKHWGVGGWLRWVFGVRLEYQRKRDYFLDKLAEYAPKDLVSTVPALGGMFQWLEVAIEKHPRFERTVVDGVEKTNTQELTDELWNFILEQGNVLVMPARLFQVVAPNGDESARSNKFRATFAGDLPTIDKALKGFGESVELFFKK